One Saprospiraceae bacterium DNA window includes the following coding sequences:
- the lpdA gene encoding dihydrolipoyl dehydrogenase, translating to MNFDLIVIGSGPGGYVAAIRASQLGMNVAIVERESLGGICLNWGCIPTKALLKSAQVFEYLNHAEDFGIKVGKASADFGAMIKRSRDVADSNSKGVQFLMKKNKITVIMGTAKLAKGPKVVVNDTEGKTTEYTAKHIIIATGGRAKELPNLKIDGKKIIEYRKAMSLDSQPKRMVVVGAGAIGVEFGYFYHTLGTEVSIVEFLEQGLVPREDADVSKELGRVFTKKGMKVYAGWAVETVDTSGKEIKVNMKNRKDGKTETLTCDVVLSAAGVSPNTENIGLEELGIATDRGYIKVDDYYQTNVPGIYAIGDVLATQALAHVASAEGITCVEKIAGHHPEPIDYNNIPGCTYCIPEVASVGYTEAQAKEAGYEVLVGKFPYSASGKAKAAGHTEGFVKVIFDKKYGEWLGAHLIGYNVTELIAEVVVARKLETTGHEIIKSIHPHPTMSEAIMEAAAAAYGEVIHL from the coding sequence ATGAATTTCGATTTGATTGTCATAGGCAGCGGCCCCGGCGGGTATGTGGCTGCCATTCGCGCATCGCAATTGGGCATGAACGTCGCCATCGTCGAGCGCGAAAGCCTCGGCGGCATCTGCCTCAATTGGGGCTGCATCCCTACAAAAGCATTGCTCAAAAGCGCCCAAGTGTTTGAATATCTCAATCATGCGGAAGACTTCGGCATCAAAGTCGGCAAGGCTTCGGCAGACTTCGGCGCTATGATAAAGCGCAGCCGCGACGTGGCCGACAGCAACAGCAAAGGCGTGCAGTTTTTGATGAAGAAAAACAAAATCACGGTCATCATGGGCACGGCCAAACTCGCCAAAGGCCCCAAAGTAGTGGTGAACGACACCGAAGGCAAAACGACCGAATACACCGCCAAGCACATCATCATTGCCACTGGCGGGCGCGCGAAAGAGCTACCCAATTTGAAAATTGACGGCAAAAAAATCATCGAGTACCGCAAGGCCATGAGCCTCGATAGCCAACCCAAGCGCATGGTAGTGGTGGGAGCGGGAGCTATCGGGGTCGAATTCGGCTACTTTTATCACACACTCGGCACCGAGGTGAGCATCGTGGAGTTTTTGGAGCAAGGGCTGGTGCCCCGCGAGGATGCGGACGTCTCCAAAGAACTGGGCCGCGTGTTCACCAAAAAAGGCATGAAAGTGTACGCTGGCTGGGCGGTCGAGACGGTGGACACAAGCGGCAAGGAAATCAAAGTGAACATGAAAAACCGCAAGGACGGCAAAACCGAAACCCTCACCTGCGACGTGGTGCTCAGTGCCGCAGGCGTGTCGCCCAACACAGAAAACATCGGTCTGGAAGAACTCGGCATCGCTACCGACCGCGGATACATCAAAGTGGACGACTATTATCAGACCAACGTGCCGGGCATCTATGCCATCGGCGACGTGCTGGCCACCCAAGCATTGGCACACGTCGCCAGTGCCGAAGGCATCACCTGCGTGGAAAAAATCGCGGGGCATCACCCCGAACCGATTGATTACAACAACATCCCCGGTTGCACCTACTGCATCCCCGAGGTAGCCTCGGTCGGCTACACGGAAGCACAGGCAAAAGAGGCTGGCTACGAAGTGCTGGTGGGCAAATTCCCCTATTCCGCCAGCGGCAAGGCCAAGGCTGCCGGCCACACGGAAGGGTTTGTGAAAGTGATTTTCGACAAAAAATACGGCGAGTGGCTGGGCGCCCATTTAATCGGCTACAACGTGACCGAGCTCATTGCCGAGGTCGTGGTGGCTCGCAAATTGGAGACCACCGGCCACGAAATCATCAAATCCATCCACCCGCATCCCACCATGAGCGAAGCCATCATGGAAGCGGCGGCAGCCGCCTACGGCGAGGTGATACACCTATAA
- a CDS encoding NifU family protein produces the protein MTDNKQELLDRIEDALSTVRPHLHVDGGDVEVVELTDDMHVKVRWVGMCQSCSMSAMTLRAGIQEAIRGKIPEIIGVEAIN, from the coding sequence ATGACCGACAACAAGCAAGAATTGCTCGACCGAATTGAAGACGCACTCAGCACCGTGCGACCCCACCTTCATGTGGATGGTGGCGACGTGGAGGTGGTGGAGCTCACCGACGATATGCACGTCAAAGTACGCTGGGTAGGGATGTGCCAATCATGTTCCATGTCAGCCATGACCCTCCGCGCAGGCATTCAAGAGGCCATTCGGGGGAAAATACCAGAGATAATAGGGGTCGAAGCCATCAACTAA
- the msrA gene encoding peptide-methionine (S)-S-oxide reductase MsrA has translation MTTSIATPDTNTTTLPGQTEVATLGGGCFWCVEAIYQDLKGVVKVESGYSGGHVDNPTYREICTGLTGHAEVINVTFDPSVLSYREILEIFFTVHDPTTLNRQGADTGPQYRSAIFFHSPGQKIIAEEVKQSMQAIWDDPIVTEITPFDKFYKAEDYHQNYFKDNPNQPYCSIVIAPKVKKFRQQYQNKLKQ, from the coding sequence ATGACCACATCCATCGCAACACCCGACACAAACACCACGACACTTCCCGGACAGACCGAAGTCGCCACCCTCGGCGGTGGCTGCTTTTGGTGCGTGGAAGCCATTTATCAAGATTTGAAAGGCGTTGTGAAAGTGGAGAGCGGCTACTCGGGCGGCCACGTTGACAACCCCACCTATCGGGAGATTTGCACGGGGCTGACTGGCCATGCGGAGGTCATCAACGTCACCTTCGACCCCTCCGTCCTCTCTTACAGGGAGATTTTGGAAATCTTTTTCACCGTCCACGACCCCACCACGCTCAACCGTCAAGGGGCCGACACAGGGCCGCAATATCGCTCGGCCATCTTCTTCCATTCACCGGGGCAAAAAATCATCGCGGAAGAGGTGAAGCAATCCATGCAGGCGATTTGGGACGACCCGATTGTGACCGAAATCACGCCATTCGACAAGTTTTACAAGGCCGAAGATTATCACCAGAATTATTTCAAGGACAATCCCAACCAGCCATATTGCTCCATCGTGATTGCGCCCAAAGTGAAAAAATTTCGGCAGCAGTATCAAAACAAACTGAAGCAGTAA
- the rimM gene encoding 16S rRNA processing protein RimM has translation MAENQYINIGYTKKMHGLKGELKLVIEERFLEDFLKNERIFLDVKGAKVPYFVANVRGKGEMILQLEEVDNRDSAFALQSREVFLREQDLIPDEQRELETEEEQALEYEHLVGFLLIDKYLGDIGHIEEVFEMPQQEMAFLKHKGREVLIPLNPQFITSVDEKTEKVYVDLPEGLLEP, from the coding sequence ATGGCTGAAAACCAATACATCAATATCGGCTACACCAAGAAAATGCACGGCCTCAAGGGCGAGCTCAAACTCGTCATTGAAGAGCGTTTTTTGGAGGATTTCCTGAAAAACGAGCGCATCTTTCTCGATGTGAAAGGAGCCAAAGTACCCTATTTCGTGGCCAATGTGCGCGGCAAGGGCGAGATGATACTCCAACTCGAAGAAGTGGACAATCGCGACTCAGCCTTTGCCTTGCAATCGCGCGAGGTGTTTCTCCGCGAGCAAGACCTCATCCCCGACGAGCAGCGCGAGCTGGAAACAGAGGAGGAGCAGGCCTTGGAATATGAGCATTTGGTGGGTTTTCTGCTGATTGACAAATACTTGGGCGACATCGGCCACATCGAAGAAGTCTTCGAAATGCCGCAGCAAGAGATGGCCTTTTTGAAGCACAAGGGCCGCGAAGTCCTCATCCCGCTCAACCCGCAGTTCATCACCTCCGTTGACGAAAAAACCGAGAAGGTCTATGTGGATTTGCCAGAGGGCCTGCTCGAACCATAA
- a CDS encoding glycosyltransferase, with protein MTILFTVTNDLTYDQRMHRICGTLAAHGYSVMLVGRSLSHSIHLVDRPFSQKRLRCWFQKGFLFYAEYNIRLFFFLLFSRYDAVCSIDLDTLLAGCCATLLRRKKRVFDAHEYFTEVPEVVGRPFVKKCWELVARACLPFYQHAYTVGPALAKIFEERYGLRFDVVRNVARRASQAKPLVAPRPPHDGASFPSKKPGHLLYLGALNEGRGIETLLEAMTLLPTDAHLWLAGEGDLSDALRHRTAELGANDRVTFLGYVNPEETHALVANAWLGLNLFENRGLSYYYSLANKFFHYVQAGVPVLNMDFPEYRVLNEQHEVAFLLDTLSPQAVADAVKKLLHDEAMYRHLQHNCLTARDAWSWEAEEQHLLKFWEKVFA; from the coding sequence ATGACCATCCTATTCACCGTCACCAACGACTTGACCTACGACCAACGAATGCACCGCATCTGCGGCACATTGGCCGCGCATGGCTATTCGGTGATGCTTGTAGGGCGCTCGCTGTCCCACTCTATCCACTTGGTTGACAGGCCGTTTTCCCAAAAGAGGCTGCGTTGCTGGTTTCAGAAAGGCTTTCTGTTTTACGCCGAATACAATATCCGTCTTTTCTTTTTCCTGCTCTTTTCACGCTACGACGCGGTATGCTCCATTGACCTCGACACTTTGCTGGCCGGATGTTGCGCTACCTTGTTGCGCCGAAAAAAGCGGGTGTTCGACGCACACGAGTATTTCACCGAAGTGCCGGAAGTCGTCGGGCGGCCTTTCGTGAAAAAATGCTGGGAGCTCGTGGCGCGGGCGTGCTTGCCTTTCTACCAGCACGCCTACACGGTGGGGCCTGCGTTGGCGAAAATTTTTGAGGAGCGGTATGGGTTGCGGTTTGATGTGGTGCGAAATGTCGCGCGCCGTGCGTCGCAGGCAAAGCCCCTCGTCGCTCCGCGGCCACCCCATGATGGCGCTTCCTTTCCTTCCAAAAAGCCGGGCCACTTGCTCTACCTCGGCGCGCTCAATGAGGGCAGAGGCATAGAGACCCTTTTGGAAGCCATGACCCTGCTCCCGACGGACGCGCATCTTTGGCTGGCAGGCGAAGGCGACCTTTCCGATGCGCTGAGGCATCGAACTGCCGAGTTGGGCGCGAACGATAGGGTGACTTTTCTTGGCTATGTAAATCCGGAAGAAACCCATGCGCTGGTCGCCAATGCTTGGCTGGGGTTGAACTTGTTTGAAAACCGGGGTTTGAGCTACTATTATTCTTTGGCCAATAAATTTTTCCACTATGTGCAGGCGGGAGTGCCTGTGTTGAACATGGATTTCCCGGAATACAGGGTGCTCAACGAACAACACGAAGTAGCCTTCTTGCTGGACACGCTGTCGCCCCAAGCGGTAGCCGACGCCGTGAAAAAGCTGCTCCATGATGAAGCGATGTATCGGCATTTGCAACACAACTGCCTCACCGCACGAGACGCTTGGAGTTGGGAAGCGGAAGAGCAGCATTTGCTGAAGTTCTGGGAAAAGGTGTTTGCTTGA
- a CDS encoding ketoacyl-ACP synthase III produces the protein MTNARLTAIGMAIPENKIDNHYFENIIETTDEWIMSRTGIRTRYHTRPDEFTSDLCVKAAQDLSAKYNTSLDDVDMILVATTSPDQPMPSMACRVQYRLSMLNAGALDIYAACAGFSYGVVMARGLIAGGMHRKILVIGAETLSKVTDFTDRSSCFLFGDGAGAVLVEASPTPHIGACITGASGEGGADLYISGFAPSIDGQELKMNRCIVQNGRKVFKWAVTKMAEQMKVLAEKNSLTLDQIDWFVPHSANLRIIEAICNETGFPLEKTLESIVDFGNTSSASIPIALYDGIQSGKVKRGDRIMLLGFGGGLAYAGTIVEW, from the coding sequence ATGACAAACGCCCGACTCACCGCCATTGGCATGGCCATTCCAGAGAATAAGATTGACAACCATTATTTTGAAAACATCATCGAAACGACCGACGAGTGGATAATGTCGCGCACGGGCATCCGTACACGCTATCACACAAGGCCAGACGAATTCACCAGCGACTTGTGCGTGAAAGCGGCACAAGACCTGTCGGCCAAATACAACACTTCTCTCGACGATGTGGACATGATTTTGGTGGCTACCACCTCTCCCGACCAACCGATGCCCAGCATGGCGTGTCGGGTGCAGTATCGCCTGAGTATGCTCAACGCGGGCGCCTTGGACATCTATGCCGCTTGCGCGGGATTCAGCTATGGCGTGGTGATGGCAAGAGGGCTGATAGCAGGCGGGATGCACCGGAAAATACTGGTCATCGGCGCAGAAACGCTCTCAAAAGTAACCGACTTCACGGACCGCAGTTCCTGTTTCCTTTTCGGCGACGGTGCGGGCGCGGTGTTGGTGGAAGCTAGCCCAACCCCTCACATCGGTGCCTGCATCACTGGCGCGAGCGGCGAGGGAGGCGCGGATTTATATATTTCTGGCTTTGCGCCTTCCATTGATGGTCAAGAACTTAAGATGAATCGCTGCATCGTGCAGAATGGCCGTAAGGTGTTCAAATGGGCCGTCACGAAAATGGCTGAACAAATGAAGGTGCTGGCTGAAAAAAACAGTCTGACGCTCGACCAGATTGACTGGTTCGTGCCGCACAGCGCCAACCTGCGCATCATCGAGGCGATTTGCAACGAAACGGGTTTCCCCCTCGAAAAGACCTTGGAGAGCATTGTTGATTTTGGCAACACATCTTCCGCTTCCATTCCCATCGCGCTCTACGACGGCATCCAGTCAGGCAAGGTGAAACGCGGCGACCGCATCATGTTGCTGGGTTTTGGTGGTGGCTTGGCGTATGCGGGGACGATTGTTGAGTGGTGA
- a CDS encoding DUF2520 domain-containing protein, which produces MPKIVIVGTGRIAWHLGRRLKAKGLPIAQVVSRTAEHAQALADTLHARWTNEWADVLPDADWLLIAVRDDAIAEVGAALAPHAPDALATHTSGATPGAVLQPHFRRFGVFYPLQSFSYEHSPVWSKIPFCVDASTNEDVLFLKKIAKTIGNLVYRVDDGQRAFLHVAAVFANNFANHCFTIAEKILEEKDLTFEMLHPLMEETLVKAIRDSPARMQTGPAIRGDADTVQRHLALLRSHPDWQELYQKLTMDINPELPF; this is translated from the coding sequence ATGCCGAAAATCGTAATCGTGGGCACCGGACGCATCGCATGGCACTTGGGCCGCCGCCTGAAAGCCAAAGGCTTGCCCATCGCGCAAGTGGTGAGCCGCACTGCCGAACACGCTCAAGCATTGGCCGACACGCTCCATGCCCGATGGACGAACGAGTGGGCGGATGTGTTGCCCGATGCGGATTGGCTGCTCATCGCCGTGCGCGACGACGCGATAGCGGAAGTGGGGGCAGCTTTGGCGCCCCATGCCCCCGACGCACTGGCCACGCATACTTCTGGGGCGACACCGGGCGCGGTGTTGCAACCCCATTTCCGACGCTTTGGGGTGTTTTATCCCTTGCAATCGTTTTCCTACGAACATTCGCCAGTATGGTCAAAAATTCCCTTTTGCGTGGACGCTTCGACCAATGAGGATGTGTTGTTTTTGAAAAAAATCGCCAAGACCATCGGCAACCTCGTCTATAGAGTGGACGACGGGCAACGTGCTTTTCTCCATGTGGCAGCGGTTTTTGCCAACAATTTCGCCAACCACTGCTTCACCATCGCGGAAAAAATACTCGAAGAGAAAGACCTGACCTTTGAAATGCTGCACCCGTTGATGGAAGAGACCCTTGTCAAAGCTATCCGCGACTCTCCAGCCCGAATGCAGACAGGGCCTGCCATTCGGGGCGATGCGGACACAGTGCAGCGGCACTTGGCACTGCTGCGCAGTCACCCTGACTGGCAGGAACTTTATCAAAAATTGACGATGGATATCAACCCTGAGCTGCCTTTTTGA
- a CDS encoding N-acetylmuramoyl-L-alanine amidase produces MICLLVCLASDAQSQKPSVAAKPSADKPAAADAKSYVTAVAKTGDDVAALLTRYGLFDFECNVAKFLKLNNLKTGSVIKAAATYKLPVEVVAYNGKSIRTTLDISDWRVAKRIELFNHSALEAGLRTDNFIQTKRLWVPWHELNCPPSIETASITPLAKERVVASANTGEKSVGGNSRNFAIFGKKHQHTPLISNKLKGKVFYIVSGHGGPDSGAQGQRAGHTLCEDEYAYDVSLRLLKLLLSHNATAYMIVRDPNDGIRDEEYLNCDKDEVVWGDKPIPLDQKERLQQRCDIINEFTKQHTKAGIKDQTLIEIHVDSRSHDHKTDVFFYYRPGSEPSHKLALHIQQVFLTKYLKKRNQRGYTGTVTPRNLYMLKETITPKTVYIELANIRNSWDQQRLVLKNNRQALANWICEALLTH; encoded by the coding sequence ATGATTTGCCTGCTTGTTTGCCTTGCCTCTGATGCCCAAAGCCAGAAGCCTTCGGTAGCGGCCAAGCCATCTGCCGACAAGCCAGCGGCGGCGGATGCCAAATCGTATGTCACGGCGGTGGCGAAGACCGGCGACGATGTGGCGGCGCTCCTGACGCGCTATGGCCTGTTCGACTTTGAATGCAACGTGGCGAAGTTTCTCAAACTGAACAACCTGAAAACAGGCAGTGTCATCAAGGCAGCAGCCACTTACAAGCTACCAGTGGAAGTGGTTGCCTACAACGGCAAAAGCATTCGCACCACGCTTGATATTTCCGACTGGCGCGTGGCCAAGCGCATCGAGCTGTTCAACCATTCTGCCTTGGAAGCGGGGCTGCGCACCGACAATTTTATTCAGACCAAACGCTTGTGGGTGCCGTGGCACGAGCTTAATTGCCCACCGAGCATCGAGACGGCAAGCATCACTCCGCTCGCCAAAGAGCGTGTGGTAGCCTCAGCCAACACAGGCGAAAAAAGCGTGGGCGGCAACTCGCGCAATTTTGCCATTTTTGGAAAAAAACATCAGCACACCCCGCTGATTAGCAACAAGTTGAAAGGAAAAGTTTTCTACATCGTCAGCGGGCATGGCGGCCCCGACTCCGGCGCGCAAGGCCAACGAGCAGGCCACACACTTTGCGAAGACGAATATGCCTACGATGTGTCGCTGCGCCTCCTGAAACTCCTCCTCAGTCATAACGCAACGGCTTACATGATTGTGCGAGACCCCAACGATGGCATCCGCGACGAGGAGTATCTCAATTGTGACAAGGACGAGGTGGTCTGGGGCGACAAACCCATCCCGCTCGACCAAAAAGAACGGCTCCAACAACGCTGCGACATCATCAACGAGTTCACTAAGCAGCACACCAAGGCGGGCATCAAAGACCAGACGCTCATTGAGATTCATGTGGACTCGCGCTCTCACGACCACAAAACCGATGTCTTTTTCTATTATCGCCCGGGCAGCGAACCCAGCCACAAATTGGCTTTGCATATACAGCAGGTGTTTCTCACGAAATACTTAAAAAAGCGCAACCAACGTGGCTATACTGGCACCGTGACTCCCCGCAATCTTTATATGCTCAAGGAAACCATCACGCCCAAGACGGTTTACATCGAATTGGCCAATATCCGCAACAGCTGGGACCAACAGCGCCTCGTGCTGAAAAACAACCGCCAAGCCCTCGCCAATTGGATTTGCGAGGCACTCCTGACGCACTGA
- a CDS encoding DinB family protein: MKEVLKRRNERYNQLINNLFTEMEAHTDAVLNRQPAKGGWSALQTMHHLILSEELSHAYVKKKLSFSPDLERAGLGAHWRGFLLWLSMNVPLKFEAPKAVSKEYLPAQSTLAETRARWQKARADWTDFFAQMPDSLADKALYKHPRAGRMGWLQMMVFFEAHFKRHLKQMRSAIRD, encoded by the coding sequence ATGAAAGAAGTATTGAAACGCCGAAACGAACGATACAACCAGTTGATAAACAACTTGTTCACGGAGATGGAGGCGCACACCGACGCGGTGCTCAACCGCCAGCCTGCCAAAGGAGGCTGGTCAGCGCTTCAAACCATGCATCACCTGATACTAAGCGAGGAACTGTCCCACGCCTACGTCAAGAAAAAACTGAGCTTTTCGCCCGACTTGGAGCGGGCGGGCTTGGGTGCTCACTGGCGTGGCTTTCTGTTGTGGTTGTCCATGAACGTGCCGTTGAAGTTCGAGGCTCCCAAAGCTGTGAGCAAGGAGTATTTGCCCGCGCAGTCCACACTAGCCGAGACCCGTGCCCGCTGGCAAAAAGCCCGCGCCGACTGGACCGATTTTTTTGCCCAGATGCCCGACTCGCTCGCCGACAAGGCGCTCTACAAACACCCTCGCGCAGGGCGCATGGGCTGGCTGCAAATGATGGTTTTTTTTGAGGCACACTTCAAGCGACACTTGAAACAGATGCGCAGCGCGATTAGGGATTGA
- the rpsU gene encoding 30S ribosomal protein S21: MLIVEVKDGEAIDKVLKKYKRKFERAGILKELRRRKAFSKPSVERRAEVLKAVYKEEMYGNKND; the protein is encoded by the coding sequence ATGCTCATCGTTGAAGTCAAAGACGGCGAAGCCATTGACAAAGTGCTCAAAAAGTACAAACGCAAATTCGAACGCGCAGGCATTCTGAAAGAACTGCGCCGCCGCAAGGCATTCAGCAAGCCATCGGTCGAGCGTCGTGCGGAAGTGCTGAAAGCCGTTTACAAAGAGGAAATGTACGGCAACAAGAACGACTGA
- a CDS encoding tyrosine-type recombinase/integrase: MFHEESFYGYLSLERRFSPHTLTAYRGDLQNFIAHCTEQQCLTSVAEVRHLHIRAWIVAQMQEAQSARSINRRLSCLKTYFRFLKQRGLLEKDPMRKVVAPKTGKRLPVFVQENHIAALFTHIDFGTDYKGQLHRLVLEILYATGIRRSEASNLKIADIDFERSTLRIAGKGNKERLAPFARYLGSLLKNFIEIRNANFPSSAEPWLLLNRKGERLSPDSIYHIVHQHLSAVTTAEQRSPHVLRHSFATHLSEHGADLNAIKELLGHSNLAATQVYMHNSIERLIKVYEQAHPKGKDEEKLQ; this comes from the coding sequence GTGTTTCACGAAGAGTCATTTTACGGATATTTGTCGCTCGAACGCCGTTTCTCGCCACACACGTTGACGGCCTATCGCGGCGACTTGCAAAATTTTATCGCTCATTGCACTGAGCAACAATGCCTTACCTCGGTTGCCGAAGTGAGGCATTTGCATATCCGGGCATGGATAGTCGCCCAAATGCAAGAAGCACAAAGCGCCCGCAGCATCAATCGCCGCCTGTCGTGTCTCAAGACCTATTTTCGCTTTCTGAAACAACGCGGCCTGCTCGAAAAGGACCCCATGCGCAAAGTGGTGGCGCCAAAAACAGGCAAACGACTTCCCGTTTTTGTGCAGGAAAACCATATAGCCGCGCTTTTCACCCACATTGATTTTGGCACCGACTACAAAGGTCAACTGCACCGCCTCGTGTTGGAAATACTCTACGCCACTGGCATCCGCCGCAGCGAGGCCTCCAACCTGAAAATCGCCGACATAGACTTCGAGCGTTCCACGCTGCGCATCGCGGGCAAGGGCAACAAAGAACGGCTCGCGCCTTTTGCGCGCTACCTCGGCTCGCTCTTGAAAAACTTCATCGAGATTCGCAACGCGAACTTCCCCTCCTCCGCCGAGCCGTGGCTGTTGCTCAATCGGAAAGGCGAGCGCCTTAGCCCCGACAGCATCTACCACATCGTGCACCAGCACCTTTCCGCCGTCACGACGGCAGAGCAACGCAGTCCTCACGTGTTGCGCCACTCTTTTGCCACGCACCTCTCCGAGCACGGAGCCGATTTGAACGCCATCAAGGAACTGCTCGGCCACTCCAACCTCGCCGCCACCCAAGTGTATATGCACAATAGTATCGAGCGCCTGATAAAGGTGTATGAGCAGGCTCACCCAAAAGGGAAAGACGAGGAGAAACTTCAATAG
- the recN gene encoding DNA repair protein RecN: MLKRLHIRNYALIDELEINFSDRLTIITGETGAGKSILLGALGLVMGERADTKVFYNDTEKCIVEACFEVAKYDLREFFEENELDYDAEIVIRRELSPAGKSRAFVNDTPVNNQVLQRLTEALVDLHQQFDVLDIHNVNFQLRMIDALADNTLILKDYQQGYRRYTADKKRLAELVNLSENGAKEMEFLRFQLDELRQTELSDGEQETLEAELARLSNAEDIKRTYGAAYNYLAEAEQNIVGQLQEIARSMSGTRKLSGQLSTLSERLDALVVDLQDLAKDCERIAEATEHDPARIAEVQERLNVMYKLQKKHGAASIGELLVLQENLEKQTASFTDLGGEITRLEQSIAEQERQLRAIAATLSERRRAIPAAFEERVHAMLTQLSMPHARLRVDIRDTPSLTPTGADDVQFLFASNVGSRYLPIKDVASGGELSRLTLCTKSLVADAIPLPTLIFDEIDSGISGDVSLKMGLILKELSARHQVVSITHTPQIAARADAHYFVYKNVADNRTVTKIRLLNADERVRSIAVMLSGNPPSDAAVATARELVGG; encoded by the coding sequence ATGCTGAAACGCCTCCACATCCGCAACTACGCGCTCATAGACGAACTCGAAATCAACTTTTCAGACCGTCTGACCATCATCACCGGCGAAACCGGAGCGGGCAAATCCATCCTGCTCGGCGCGCTCGGCCTCGTGATGGGCGAACGCGCCGACACCAAAGTGTTTTACAACGACACGGAAAAATGCATCGTGGAGGCTTGCTTCGAAGTGGCAAAATATGACCTGCGCGAATTTTTTGAGGAAAACGAATTGGACTACGACGCGGAAATCGTCATCCGCCGCGAACTATCGCCCGCCGGGAAAAGCCGCGCTTTCGTGAACGACACGCCTGTGAACAACCAAGTGCTGCAACGCCTCACCGAAGCGCTCGTTGACTTGCATCAGCAGTTCGACGTGCTGGACATTCACAACGTCAATTTCCAACTGCGGATGATTGACGCATTGGCTGATAACACGCTGATCTTGAAAGATTATCAACAAGGTTACCGCCGTTATACCGCCGATAAAAAACGCCTCGCCGAACTCGTCAACCTGAGCGAAAACGGTGCGAAGGAGATGGAATTTCTCCGCTTTCAACTCGACGAACTCCGCCAAACCGAACTCTCTGACGGCGAACAGGAAACCCTCGAAGCCGAACTCGCCCGCCTCTCCAACGCCGAGGACATCAAACGCACTTACGGAGCAGCCTACAACTACCTCGCCGAGGCCGAACAAAACATCGTCGGTCAACTCCAAGAAATCGCCCGTAGCATGAGCGGCACACGCAAACTCTCCGGCCAACTTTCCACCTTGAGCGAGCGGCTGGATGCTTTAGTGGTTGACTTGCAAGACCTTGCCAAAGACTGCGAACGCATCGCAGAAGCCACCGAGCACGACCCGGCGCGTATTGCCGAAGTGCAGGAACGCCTTAATGTGATGTACAAATTGCAGAAAAAACACGGCGCGGCATCCATCGGCGAGTTGCTCGTTTTGCAGGAAAATTTAGAAAAACAGACGGCGAGTTTCACCGACCTCGGTGGCGAAATCACCCGGCTCGAACAATCCATCGCCGAGCAGGAACGCCAACTCCGCGCCATCGCGGCCACCCTCAGCGAGCGCCGCCGCGCCATCCCCGCTGCCTTTGAAGAGCGCGTCCATGCCATGCTCACCCAACTTTCCATGCCCCACGCACGCCTCCGCGTGGATATCCGCGACACTCCCTCGCTCACGCCCACCGGCGCCGACGATGTGCAATTTCTCTTTGCCAGCAACGTCGGCTCGCGCTACCTGCCCATCAAAGACGTGGCCTCCGGCGGCGAACTTTCCCGCCTCACGCTCTGCACCAAGAGCCTCGTGGCCGATGCCATCCCGCTGCCAACGCTGATTTTCGATGAGATAGACTCCGGCATCAGCGGCGATGTCTCTTTGAAAATGGGCCTGATACTGAAAGAACTGAGCGCTCGCCACCAAGTCGTCAGCATTACGCACACCCCGCAAATCGCCGCGCGTGCCGACGCGCACTACTTCGTGTATAAAAATGTGGCCGACAACCGCACCGTGACCAAAATCCGCCTGCTCAACGCGGACGAGCGCGTGCGCTCCATCGCCGTCATGCTCAGCGGCAACCCGCCCAGCGATGCGGCTGTGGCGACGGCGAGGGAGTTGGTGGGAGGGTGA